One window of the Immundisolibacter sp. genome contains the following:
- a CDS encoding DUF2058 domain-containing protein, which produces MVSPLQAQLLKAGLVKADQIKKAERQKRDAAKRGTQTPDLAGQVAEAQQQKGESDRLRNREQQDERERKARAAQIRQLIETQRLDRSDGESAYQFVDDGKVRRIPLHEAQRVQVVNGTIAVVRMGNSYELVPLATAEKIAQRDPACVLVCNALSGPPADAPPDDPYAEHPVPDDLTW; this is translated from the coding sequence ATGGTTAGTCCACTGCAGGCCCAGTTGCTGAAGGCCGGTCTGGTCAAGGCCGACCAGATCAAGAAAGCCGAACGACAGAAACGGGACGCGGCCAAACGCGGTACCCAAACGCCTGACCTGGCCGGGCAGGTTGCCGAGGCCCAGCAGCAGAAGGGGGAAAGCGACCGGCTGCGCAATCGCGAGCAGCAGGATGAGCGGGAGCGCAAGGCACGCGCCGCGCAAATCCGCCAGCTGATCGAAACCCAGCGCCTGGACCGCAGCGACGGCGAGTCAGCGTATCAATTCGTCGACGACGGAAAGGTCAGAAGAATCCCCCTGCACGAGGCACAGCGCGTGCAGGTGGTTAACGGCACGATCGCCGTGGTCAGGATGGGTAACAGCTACGAACTGGTGCCGCTGGCGACGGCCGAAAAAATCGCCCAGCGCGACCCGGCCTGTGTGTTGGTCTGCAATGCCCTGTCCGGCCCGCCAGCAGATGCGCCGCCCGACGATCCTTACGCGGAGCATCCGGTGCCTGATGACCTGACGTGGTAG
- a CDS encoding VPLPA-CTERM sorting domain-containing protein, producing MKGKFKLVALSAAFVFAQAASAFVVFQDNFDTETPGLNATPSQWTVSNGTVDIIGRKGSVSFFDLRLGNGLYIDLDGSTNDAGVMTSTALTLTPGVVYTLVFDLSGSLRNNGNNTVRAGMDFNGDTVFDLYLDVTLASTAPFAQFSIASFTVASLTNVAHIVFDHSGGDNAGLLLDRVLLTGLTTPPPPPPPPPPPPPPPPPGGVVPVPASVVLFGSGLLGLVLVRRRRA from the coding sequence ATGAAAGGGAAATTCAAGCTGGTCGCCTTGAGCGCAGCCTTCGTTTTCGCGCAAGCCGCCTCGGCGTTCGTTGTCTTCCAGGACAATTTCGACACCGAGACCCCAGGGCTTAACGCGACGCCAAGTCAGTGGACGGTTAGCAACGGAACGGTAGACATCATCGGTCGCAAGGGGTCGGTCAGTTTCTTTGATCTGCGCCTCGGCAATGGCCTGTATATAGACCTCGACGGCAGCACCAACGATGCCGGCGTCATGACCTCGACTGCGTTGACGCTGACCCCTGGCGTGGTCTACACACTTGTTTTCGATCTCTCCGGTTCGTTGCGGAATAATGGCAACAATACCGTGCGCGCCGGCATGGATTTTAACGGCGATACCGTGTTTGACCTCTACCTTGACGTCACGCTTGCCAGCACGGCACCGTTCGCCCAATTCAGCATTGCATCGTTCACCGTGGCATCACTCACCAATGTTGCCCATATCGTGTTCGATCACAGTGGCGGCGACAACGCAGGTCTGTTGCTTGATAGGGTGCTCTTGACCGGACTAACGACGCCGCCGCCACCTCCGCCACCTCCGCCTCCGCCTCCGCCTCCGCCTCCTCCAGGGGGCGTCGTTCCCGTGCCGGCGTCCGTGGTTCTGTTCGGCAGTGGGCTCCTGGGGCTGGTACTCGTGCGTCGTCGCAGGGCTTGA
- a CDS encoding Rrf2 family transcriptional regulator codes for MQLTLFTDFCFRVLIYLAQQPQRRVTVTELSDYYGISRHHLVKVAHWLGRQGYVTTSRGRQGGLCLARPAPDIGIGQLARATEPGFDLVECFDSATNTCRILPHCGLSGVLMGATRAFLAELDRYTLADLSARPLPLLVSAPD; via the coding sequence ATGCAACTGACGCTGTTTACCGATTTCTGCTTCCGGGTGCTGATCTATTTGGCCCAGCAGCCGCAGCGGCGCGTCACCGTCACCGAACTGAGCGATTACTACGGCATTTCCCGGCACCATCTGGTGAAGGTGGCGCACTGGCTGGGCCGTCAGGGCTACGTGACAACCAGCCGCGGCAGGCAGGGTGGTCTGTGCCTGGCGCGACCGGCGCCGGACATCGGTATCGGTCAGCTGGCACGCGCCACCGAGCCGGGCTTCGACCTGGTGGAATGTTTCGATTCGGCCACCAACACCTGCCGTATCCTGCCGCACTGCGGCCTGTCCGGCGTGCTGATGGGCGCGACACGGGCTTTTCTGGCCGAGCTGGATCGCTACACCTTGGCCGATCTTTCGGCGCGGCCGCTGCCGCTCCTGGTGTCGGCGCCAGATTAA
- the hcp gene encoding hydroxylamine reductase: MFCYQCEQTTRTRRGDGCANTVGTCGKDAVTADLQDLLIHLVKGVSMYAHRAAQLGARDHDVDVFVIESLFTTLTNVNFDPSRFETLIAQAAAMRDRARACYEAACAKAGRTPEQLAGPAACDPGQAMDQLLQKAKAGAITVGLDRVGADVVGLRAMVLYGVKGAAAYFEHAHVLDQDDPTIYAEFHRLLDFLAGNPTGVDDLLARSLEVGALNYRVMQQLDAAATSRYGHPEPTEVRTTPRAGKAILVSGHDLRYLEQVLEQSAGLGINVYTHGELLPAHAYPGLKRFPHLAGNYGSAWQNQHTEFADFPGAIVMTSNCLIEPQPAYRARIFTSGPVGWPDVPHVAGGNFRPVIDSALAAPGFAADGPQRGITVGFARNAVLGAAEQVVGAVKSGALKHFFLIGGCDGAKPGRNYYTELAEKVPQDCAILTLGCAKFRFNDHDFGSIGGLPRLLDVGQCNDSYSAIQIALALADAFDCGVNDLPLSLVLSWLEQKAVAVLLTLLHLGVRNIRLGPSMPAFLSPAVVQVLVDTFGLTPIGEPQADLEAMLTAA, translated from the coding sequence ATGTTTTGTTACCAGTGCGAACAGACCACCCGCACCCGCAGGGGCGACGGTTGCGCCAACACCGTCGGCACCTGCGGCAAGGACGCCGTCACCGCCGACCTGCAGGACCTGCTGATCCACCTGGTCAAGGGCGTGTCGATGTACGCGCACCGGGCGGCGCAGCTGGGCGCCCGCGATCACGATGTGGACGTGTTCGTGATCGAGAGCCTGTTCACCACGTTGACCAACGTCAATTTCGACCCGTCGCGGTTTGAAACGCTGATCGCCCAGGCCGCGGCAATGCGCGACCGCGCCAGGGCCTGTTACGAAGCGGCCTGTGCCAAGGCCGGCCGGACGCCGGAGCAACTCGCCGGCCCAGCTGCCTGCGACCCCGGCCAGGCCATGGATCAGTTACTGCAAAAGGCCAAGGCAGGCGCCATCACGGTCGGCCTGGACCGCGTCGGCGCCGATGTGGTCGGTCTTCGCGCGATGGTGCTGTACGGCGTCAAGGGCGCGGCGGCCTATTTCGAGCACGCCCATGTGCTGGATCAGGACGACCCAACCATCTATGCGGAATTCCACCGGCTGCTGGATTTTCTGGCCGGCAACCCGACCGGCGTGGACGACCTGCTCGCCCGTTCGCTTGAAGTCGGCGCCTTGAACTACCGCGTCATGCAGCAGCTCGACGCCGCCGCCACTAGCCGCTACGGCCACCCGGAACCGACTGAGGTGCGCACCACGCCGCGCGCCGGCAAGGCCATCCTGGTCAGCGGCCACGACCTGCGCTACCTGGAGCAGGTGCTCGAACAAAGCGCTGGGCTGGGCATCAACGTCTACACCCACGGCGAGCTGCTGCCGGCGCACGCCTACCCGGGCCTGAAACGCTTCCCGCACCTGGCCGGCAACTACGGCAGCGCCTGGCAGAACCAGCACACGGAGTTCGCCGATTTTCCGGGCGCCATCGTGATGACCTCGAATTGCCTGATCGAGCCGCAGCCGGCCTACCGGGCGCGCATCTTCACCAGCGGTCCGGTCGGCTGGCCGGACGTGCCGCACGTCGCAGGCGGCAATTTCCGCCCGGTGATTGATTCCGCGCTGGCGGCACCGGGTTTTGCGGCCGACGGCCCGCAGCGCGGCATCACGGTCGGCTTTGCCCGCAACGCCGTGCTGGGCGCCGCCGAGCAGGTGGTCGGCGCGGTCAAGTCCGGCGCGCTGAAGCATTTCTTCCTCATCGGCGGCTGCGACGGCGCCAAGCCGGGCCGCAACTACTACACCGAACTGGCCGAAAAAGTGCCGCAGGACTGCGCCATCCTGACGCTGGGCTGCGCCAAGTTCCGCTTCAACGACCACGACTTTGGCAGCATCGGCGGCCTGCCGCGCCTGCTCGACGTTGGCCAGTGCAACGACAGCTACTCGGCGATCCAGATCGCGCTGGCGCTGGCCGATGCATTCGATTGCGGCGTCAACGACCTGCCGCTGTCGCTGGTGCTGTCGTGGCTGGAGCAAAAGGCGGTCGCCGTGCTGCTGACGCTGCTGCACCTTGGCGTGCGCAACATCCGCCTGGGGCCTAGCATGCCGGCCTTTCTCAGCCCGGCCGTGGTTCAGGTGCTGGTGGATACCTTCGGCCTGACGCCCATCGGCGAGCCGCAGGCGGACCTTGAGGCCATGCTGACCGCGGCTTGA
- a CDS encoding insulinase family protein produces the protein MTHPAFELVRNEHVSALNLTVEEYRHRITGARHIHLAAADDNNAFLVAFLTVPQDSTGVAHILEHTALCGSRHYPVRDPFFLMLRRSLNTFMNAMTASDWTAYPFASQNRKDFFNLLDVYLDAAFFPTLDPLDFAQEGHRLEFAEAENPDSELTFKGVVFNEMKGAMSAPISALWQALAREIYPTTTYHHNSGGDPQHIPDLSYEQLKAFHARHYHPSNATFFTYGDIPAADQQAIMEDRALRHFQRLDIDLRVPPEQRYAAPRVVEETYAAEDGDTARKTHIVLGWLLGDMTDLDQVLRLNLLSRLLLDNSSSPLMHALETTELGSAPSPLCGLDDSARELLFAAGVEGSEPEHAAAVEKLILEVLAEVAETGVPAEQVEAMLHQIELGRREIGGDRYPYGLQLIMNALPQAVHHGDPVQALAIDAALERLRTAAAEPGFVQGEVRRWLLDNPHRVRLTMKPDATQAEREHAEEQSRLAALRADLDATQSARIVAQAKALVDRQAQHDDPDILPRVTRADVAPTLKIPPVVHEPVAGLPASWYDQPTNGLVYQQIVIDLPALDDDALQLLPLLAETISDVGAGGRDYTQTQALHAALTGGISASASVGALAGNAQTSRGLFVVSGKALVRNHGALSKLLHETLHTARFDELDRLRELVAQIRMSDENSVTGNGHSLAMAAASATMSPVARLAHQWSGLAAIKAIKALDDSLNDPAALKGLADRLAQLRQSIAAAPLQFLMVAEDEQQPDIALRLAQVWLDTGAQPSDNARTLALPPVNGRIAQAWTTNTQVNFCARAYPAVAWSHPDAPALSVLGGYLRNGFLHTAIRERGGAYGGGAGFDADSAAFRFYSYRDPRLADTLNDFGRALEWLHGDEHPPQAVEEAILGVIGGIDRPASPAGEARKAFHAGLFGRTAQARQSYRQTVLGVTLDDLRRVASTYLKPQLANTAVITSPATLERAGDLGLTPVRL, from the coding sequence ATGACCCATCCCGCTTTCGAACTCGTGCGCAACGAGCATGTTTCAGCGCTCAACCTCACTGTTGAGGAGTACCGTCACCGCATCACCGGCGCGCGGCACATCCACCTGGCCGCCGCCGACGACAACAACGCCTTCCTGGTGGCCTTTCTGACCGTGCCGCAGGACTCGACCGGCGTTGCCCACATCCTGGAACACACTGCCCTGTGCGGCAGCCGGCATTACCCGGTGCGTGATCCGTTCTTCCTGATGCTGCGCCGCTCGCTGAACACCTTCATGAACGCCATGACGGCCAGCGACTGGACCGCTTACCCGTTTGCCAGCCAGAACCGCAAGGACTTCTTCAACCTGCTGGACGTGTACCTGGACGCGGCGTTCTTCCCGACGCTCGATCCGCTCGATTTTGCCCAGGAAGGCCACCGCCTGGAATTTGCCGAGGCCGAGAATCCGGACTCGGAACTCACCTTCAAGGGCGTGGTGTTCAACGAAATGAAAGGCGCCATGAGCGCGCCGATATCGGCACTGTGGCAGGCGCTGGCACGCGAGATCTACCCGACCACCACCTACCACCACAACTCCGGCGGCGACCCGCAGCACATTCCCGATCTGAGCTATGAACAACTGAAAGCTTTCCACGCCCGCCATTACCACCCCAGCAACGCGACGTTTTTCACCTACGGCGACATCCCGGCCGCCGACCAGCAGGCGATCATGGAGGACCGCGCGCTGCGGCATTTTCAGCGCCTGGACATCGACCTGCGCGTGCCGCCGGAACAGCGCTACGCCGCCCCGCGGGTGGTGGAAGAAACCTACGCCGCCGAGGACGGCGACACCGCGCGCAAGACCCACATCGTGCTCGGCTGGCTGCTGGGCGACATGACTGACCTGGACCAGGTGCTGCGCCTTAACCTGCTCTCAAGGCTGCTGCTGGACAATTCGTCCTCGCCGCTGATGCACGCGCTCGAAACCACCGAGCTTGGTAGCGCGCCCTCACCCCTGTGTGGCCTGGATGATTCGGCGCGCGAGTTGCTGTTCGCGGCCGGCGTGGAAGGTTCGGAGCCCGAACACGCCGCGGCGGTCGAAAAACTGATCCTCGAGGTGCTGGCCGAGGTGGCCGAAACCGGCGTGCCGGCCGAGCAGGTCGAGGCCATGCTGCACCAGATCGAGCTTGGCCGGCGCGAGATCGGCGGTGATCGCTACCCCTATGGCCTGCAACTGATCATGAACGCTCTGCCGCAGGCTGTGCACCACGGCGATCCGGTGCAGGCGCTGGCCATCGATGCCGCACTGGAGCGCCTGCGCACCGCCGCTGCCGAGCCCGGCTTCGTGCAGGGCGAGGTGCGCCGCTGGTTACTGGACAACCCCCATCGCGTGCGTCTGACCATGAAACCCGACGCCACCCAGGCCGAGCGGGAGCACGCCGAGGAACAATCGCGCCTGGCCGCCCTGCGCGCCGACCTGGATGCGACGCAAAGCGCACGCATCGTGGCTCAGGCCAAGGCTCTGGTCGATCGCCAGGCGCAACACGACGACCCGGACATCCTGCCGCGGGTCACGCGAGCCGACGTCGCGCCGACCCTCAAGATTCCCCCGGTGGTACACGAACCGGTCGCCGGCCTGCCGGCCAGCTGGTACGACCAGCCGACCAACGGTCTGGTTTACCAACAGATCGTGATTGATCTGCCGGCGCTGGACGACGATGCCCTGCAACTTCTGCCGCTACTGGCCGAGACGATAAGCGACGTCGGTGCAGGCGGCCGCGACTATACGCAAACCCAGGCCCTGCACGCGGCGCTTACCGGCGGCATCAGCGCCAGCGCCAGCGTGGGTGCGCTGGCGGGGAATGCGCAGACCAGCCGTGGCCTGTTCGTGGTGTCTGGCAAAGCGTTGGTGCGAAACCACGGCGCGCTGTCCAAGCTGCTGCACGAGACCCTGCACACGGCGCGTTTTGACGAACTCGACCGCCTGCGCGAGCTGGTCGCCCAGATCCGCATGAGCGACGAGAACTCCGTCACCGGCAACGGTCATTCGCTGGCCATGGCCGCGGCCAGCGCCACCATGAGTCCGGTGGCGCGCCTCGCACACCAGTGGTCGGGCCTGGCTGCTATCAAGGCTATCAAGGCGCTGGACGACAGCCTGAACGACCCGGCCGCGCTCAAGGGGCTGGCGGATCGGCTGGCACAGCTGCGTCAAAGCATCGCCGCGGCGCCGCTGCAGTTCCTGATGGTGGCCGAGGACGAACAACAACCGGATATCGCCTTGCGCCTGGCGCAGGTATGGCTGGATACCGGCGCGCAACCAAGTGACAACGCCCGAACACTGGCGCTACCGCCCGTCAATGGCCGGATAGCCCAGGCCTGGACGACCAACACGCAGGTCAATTTTTGCGCCCGTGCTTACCCGGCTGTGGCCTGGAGTCACCCGGACGCTCCGGCGTTGTCGGTGCTGGGCGGGTACCTGCGTAATGGCTTCCTGCACACGGCTATTCGCGAGAGAGGCGGCGCCTATGGCGGCGGCGCCGGCTTCGACGCCGACAGTGCGGCGTTCAGGTTTTACAGTTACCGGGACCCGCGCCTCGCGGACACGCTGAACGACTTCGGGCGCGCGCTGGAATGGCTGCACGGCGACGAGCACCCACCGCAGGCAGTCGAGGAAGCCATCCTGGGTGTCATCGGCGGTATTGACCGGCCGGCGTCACCAGCCGGCGAGGCGCGCAAGGCCTTTCATGCCGGCCTGTTCGGCCGCACCGCGCAGGCGCGTCAGTCCTATCGACAAACGGTGCTGGGCGTGACCCTGGACGACCTGCGCCGGGTAGCATCAACCTACCTCAAGCCGCAGCTTGCCAACACGGCCGTCATCACCAGCCCGGCAACCCTGGAGCGGGCCGGCGACCTGGGTCTGACACCGGTCCGGCTGTAG
- a CDS encoding FTR1 family protein — MQRFFGLMLACMLLALPVRGVPAQDETAGRLVHLLDYIGVDYGGAVADGQVSSAAEYAEMQEFTASVAQLVLSLPSKPGREELAREANALRTAVDDKASAADVIRMTGQLKARIGELYELRLAPQRAPDLVAGAQIYAAQCAACHGAQGHGDGPAGQGLDPPPSDFHDPIRQGSQSLAMLYNTISYGVTGTAMVGFGSLSEQERWALAFYVGSLRHDAATRRAGELAWQDGCCKDQFADLFAVAGAVPDQVGGSPQLAVLAYLRSTPLALRDSRGESLALTRQLLQESLAQYRAGDRAGAYRTALAAYLDGFEPLEQVLQAVDPALKLEVEARMMAYREPLRATGSQADVEQLHAGLVKALDRVEAALAAGNLDAKLAFASAFFILLREGLEAVLVLAAMFAFLGKAGRHEAYRYLHIGWAGALAAGVVTWGVAAYVVTISGATRELSEGFIALLAAGILFYMGFWLHDKSHADRWQAYINQHLGSMGGRSLWLLAFLAFIAVYREVFETILFFQALWLQTTPAGQSMVLVGALSGAVVLALVSWGLLRLSTRLPLGLFFGASALLMYLLAIVFAGKGIVALQEAGTLPISSIAFPRVDLLGIYPTLQSLGAQALLVIGAALHYALALRKRRGPYSKA; from the coding sequence ATGCAACGTTTTTTCGGCTTGATGCTTGCCTGCATGTTACTGGCATTGCCGGTGCGAGGAGTCCCGGCCCAGGATGAAACCGCCGGCCGCCTGGTGCATCTGCTGGATTACATCGGTGTCGACTATGGCGGCGCCGTGGCCGACGGCCAGGTGTCGAGCGCGGCCGAATACGCGGAGATGCAGGAGTTCACCGCGAGCGTTGCGCAGCTGGTGCTCAGCCTGCCGAGTAAGCCAGGCCGCGAAGAGCTTGCCAGGGAGGCAAACGCGCTGCGCACCGCGGTGGACGACAAGGCTTCGGCCGCCGACGTGATCCGTATGACCGGGCAGCTGAAGGCGCGCATTGGCGAGCTTTACGAGTTGCGTCTGGCGCCGCAAAGGGCGCCCGACCTGGTTGCCGGTGCGCAGATCTATGCGGCGCAGTGCGCAGCGTGTCACGGTGCGCAAGGCCACGGCGATGGGCCGGCGGGGCAGGGCTTGGATCCGCCACCCAGTGATTTTCACGATCCCATCAGGCAGGGCTCACAGAGCCTGGCCATGCTCTACAACACCATCAGCTACGGCGTGACCGGAACCGCCATGGTCGGTTTCGGTTCCCTGTCCGAGCAGGAGCGCTGGGCGCTGGCCTTCTATGTAGGCAGCCTGCGCCACGATGCCGCCACGCGCCGGGCAGGCGAACTCGCCTGGCAGGACGGTTGCTGCAAGGACCAGTTTGCGGATTTGTTTGCGGTGGCGGGTGCGGTGCCGGATCAGGTCGGCGGATCGCCACAGCTTGCCGTGCTGGCCTATCTGCGCAGCACGCCGCTGGCGCTGCGCGACAGCCGTGGCGAATCGCTGGCATTGACCCGTCAACTGCTCCAGGAAAGCCTGGCTCAGTATCGCGCGGGCGACAGGGCGGGTGCTTACCGCACGGCCCTGGCGGCTTATCTGGATGGCTTCGAGCCGTTGGAACAAGTCCTGCAAGCGGTTGACCCGGCGCTCAAGCTGGAAGTGGAAGCGCGCATGATGGCGTATCGCGAGCCGCTGCGGGCGACCGGATCGCAGGCGGACGTCGAGCAGTTACATGCCGGCCTGGTGAAGGCGCTGGACCGGGTCGAGGCCGCGCTCGCGGCCGGCAATCTGGATGCCAAGCTGGCCTTTGCCAGCGCGTTTTTCATCCTGCTGCGCGAGGGGCTGGAGGCGGTGCTGGTACTGGCTGCGATGTTCGCCTTCCTGGGCAAGGCTGGCCGGCACGAGGCCTATCGCTACCTGCACATCGGCTGGGCCGGAGCGCTCGCCGCCGGCGTTGTTACCTGGGGGGTGGCCGCCTACGTGGTCACCATCAGCGGCGCGACGCGGGAACTGAGCGAGGGCTTCATTGCCCTGCTGGCGGCAGGCATTCTGTTCTACATGGGCTTTTGGCTGCACGACAAGTCACACGCTGATCGCTGGCAGGCCTATATCAATCAGCACCTTGGCTCCATGGGCGGTCGGTCGTTGTGGCTGCTGGCGTTCCTGGCCTTCATCGCGGTGTACCGGGAGGTGTTCGAGACCATCCTGTTCTTCCAGGCGTTGTGGCTGCAGACCACCCCGGCCGGGCAGAGCATGGTGCTGGTCGGCGCCCTGTCGGGCGCGGTCGTGCTGGCGCTGGTCAGCTGGGGTTTGCTGCGCCTGAGCACGCGCCTGCCGCTGGGGCTGTTCTTTGGTGCCAGCGCCCTGTTGATGTATCTGCTGGCCATCGTGTTCGCCGGCAAGGGCATCGTCGCCCTGCAGGAAGCCGGCACGTTGCCGATCAGCAGCATCGCTTTCCCGCGCGTGGACCTGCTGGGCATCTATCCCACGCTGCAAAGCCTTGGCGCGCAGGCGCTGCTGGTGATTGGTGCGGCGCTGCACTACGCACTGGCCCTGCGCAAACGGCGCGGGCCCTACAGCAAGGCCTGA
- a CDS encoding lipopolysaccharide kinase InaA family protein: MFTTVGLGDFAAWWTLELNEVEAGNQRRGGWSAVCRHELALPDGRQVGLYIKRQEDHVYRSWRHPLRGRLTAEREFRTLLQCRTVGAAAAEPVLYAEHYANGRRRGVLVTRELAGYRALQDLIQDWQQHGWPPPPQRRRLLQAIALVVRALHGAHLEHNSLYPKHVMVHAAWLAGEDPAQPAPVALIDLEKSKWRWRRGSCARRDLDSLSRRSAGWSRGDRRRFLGYYLGTTGRLDASGRRLWRMLAKRGA, translated from the coding sequence GTGTTCACCACAGTTGGACTGGGCGATTTTGCCGCCTGGTGGACGCTTGAGTTGAACGAGGTCGAAGCTGGCAACCAGCGACGCGGCGGCTGGAGTGCAGTCTGCCGCCATGAGCTGGCCCTGCCCGATGGCCGACAGGTCGGGCTCTACATCAAACGGCAGGAGGATCACGTTTATCGCTCCTGGCGGCATCCACTGCGCGGCCGACTGACCGCCGAGCGGGAGTTTCGCACCCTGCTGCAATGCCGAACCGTCGGCGCCGCCGCCGCCGAGCCTGTGCTGTATGCCGAGCACTACGCCAATGGCCGAAGGCGCGGCGTGCTGGTTACCCGTGAACTCGCCGGCTACCGCGCCCTGCAGGATCTGATCCAGGACTGGCAACAACACGGCTGGCCGCCGCCCCCACAGCGCCGACGCCTGCTGCAAGCAATCGCGCTGGTGGTACGCGCCCTGCATGGCGCCCACCTTGAGCACAACAGCCTGTACCCAAAACACGTCATGGTCCATGCCGCTTGGCTGGCCGGTGAGGATCCGGCCCAGCCAGCGCCCGTGGCGTTGATCGACCTGGAAAAAAGCAAATGGCGCTGGCGGCGCGGCAGCTGTGCCCGCCGCGATCTGGACAGCCTGAGCCGGCGCAGTGCCGGCTGGTCGCGCGGCGACCGACGGCGGTTCCTGGGTTACTACCTGGGGACCACGGGGCGCCTGGACGCGTCCGGACGCCGGCTGTGGCGCATGCTTGCCAAGCGCGGCGCGTGA